In a genomic window of Pelotomaculum thermopropionicum SI:
- the AdhP gene encoding Zn-dependent alcohol dehydrogenases has product MPGQIKGFDGIVKAGRGDGKRMMMKAAVVHGKGDIRIEPVPVPETGYGEVLVKVRASGICATDIKTLLGQGLPEKLPAILGHEVAGTVERVGPGVRGDLSPGKRVAVYPIAVCGECFFCKRGRHNLCLREYGLAHGIDGGFAQYVRIPREIVAIGGLVELPEHLSYEQAAMAEPLSCCLAAARAGKLEEGDTMLVVGAGPMGLLHLKTGLWRGARVIVADLRRDRLEMAARMGAAHCIDAGEKDVVEEVRRLTDGLGAGLVVASLGAPEAAAQYLPAVRNGGTFNIFGGPPANRPVNVDFRWIHYSEVVLTGTFASTPEDFRLALKLIAGGQILVDDLISHRFELENMLEAVELARKQEIIKGVLIMPGEDG; this is encoded by the coding sequence GTGCCCGGTCAAATTAAAGGCTTTGATGGAATCGTTAAGGCAGGCAGGGGGGACGGGAAACGTATGATGATGAAAGCAGCGGTGGTGCACGGCAAGGGCGATATCAGGATTGAGCCGGTTCCCGTCCCGGAAACCGGCTATGGGGAGGTTTTGGTAAAGGTCAGGGCTTCCGGCATCTGCGCCACCGATATCAAAACCCTGCTGGGCCAGGGGCTGCCGGAGAAACTCCCGGCCATCCTGGGCCACGAGGTGGCCGGGACGGTGGAGCGGGTGGGGCCGGGCGTCCGTGGCGATCTGTCGCCCGGGAAAAGGGTGGCGGTGTACCCCATTGCAGTATGCGGGGAATGTTTCTTCTGCAAACGGGGCAGGCACAACCTCTGCCTGAGGGAATACGGCCTGGCCCACGGGATAGACGGCGGGTTTGCCCAGTATGTGCGCATACCCAGGGAAATCGTCGCTATCGGCGGCCTGGTTGAACTGCCGGAACACCTTTCTTACGAGCAGGCGGCAATGGCCGAGCCGCTGTCCTGCTGCCTGGCTGCGGCCCGCGCCGGAAAGCTGGAGGAGGGCGACACCATGCTGGTGGTGGGGGCCGGCCCGATGGGGCTTTTGCACTTAAAGACGGGTCTCTGGCGCGGGGCCAGGGTCATTGTTGCCGATTTGCGCCGCGACAGGCTGGAAATGGCCGCCCGGATGGGAGCTGCCCACTGCATTGATGCCGGTGAAAAAGATGTGGTGGAGGAGGTGCGGCGCCTGACGGACGGCCTGGGCGCCGGCCTGGTGGTGGCGTCTCTTGGAGCACCGGAGGCTGCAGCACAATACCTGCCGGCAGTGCGCAACGGCGGTACCTTCAATATTTTCGGCGGCCCGCCCGCAAACAGGCCGGTCAATGTTGATTTCCGCTGGATTCATTACTCCGAAGTGGTGCTGACGGGGACTTTCGCCTCCACTCCGGAGGATTTCCGGCTGGCGTTAAAACTTATCGCCGGGGGGCAAATCCTGGTGGACGACCTTATTTCCCACCGCTTTGAACTGGAAAACATGCTCGAGGCAGTGGAACTGGCGAGAAAACAGGAAATAATTAAGGGCGTTTTAATAATGCCGGGAGAGGATGGTTAA
- the FbaB gene encoding DhnA-type fructose-1,6-bisphosphate aldolase and related enzymes: MDGLQIRLKRIFRKNTGRTLVVAIDHGMALGPMAGIRNIRETVERLDSTGLVDAWLLTKGILRYGFEPAGTPGIILRISGGATIAGPELTREGLTATLEEALAAGADAVAVSAFIGSPYEHETLVNLAAAAGRCRRWNVPLLGVVGLGKTNEDKKKDPKFIALATRVAAEHGADLVKTYYTEENFDQVVAGCPVPVLIAGGPKCDTDGDTLKMVYGAVQGGARGIVMGRNVWQSPHPRALLAAVHGIIHRGLSLREACELLEEKARKNE, translated from the coding sequence ATGGACGGGCTGCAAATCAGGCTGAAAAGGATTTTTCGCAAAAACACGGGGCGCACCCTGGTGGTGGCCATTGACCACGGCATGGCTCTGGGGCCCATGGCGGGAATTAGAAATATCCGGGAAACGGTGGAGCGGCTGGACTCCACCGGCCTGGTTGACGCCTGGCTACTGACCAAGGGAATTTTAAGATATGGCTTTGAGCCGGCCGGCACACCGGGCATAATCTTAAGAATCAGCGGTGGTGCAACCATTGCGGGGCCGGAGTTGACCAGGGAAGGGCTGACCGCCACCCTGGAGGAAGCCCTTGCCGCGGGCGCCGATGCGGTGGCGGTATCCGCCTTTATCGGCTCCCCTTACGAACACGAGACTCTGGTGAACCTGGCCGCAGCGGCAGGCCGGTGCCGGCGCTGGAACGTGCCCCTGCTGGGAGTGGTGGGGCTTGGAAAAACAAATGAGGACAAAAAAAAGGACCCGAAGTTTATTGCCCTTGCCACCAGGGTGGCGGCGGAACACGGGGCCGACCTGGTCAAAACTTATTACACCGAAGAGAACTTCGACCAGGTGGTTGCCGGTTGCCCGGTGCCGGTTTTGATAGCCGGCGGGCCGAAATGCGACACCGACGGCGATACCCTGAAGATGGTTTATGGCGCCGTTCAGGGGGGCGCCAGGGGCATCGTAATGGGCCGGAACGTCTGGCAGAGCCCCCACCCCAGGGCCCTCCTGGCGGCGGTGCACGGGATTATTCACCGGGGCCTGAGCCTCCGGGAAGCCTGCGAACTGCTGGAAGAAAAGGCTCGTAAAAATGAATAG
- a CDS encoding hypothetical membrane protein yields the protein MYFPVSGVEVFPLIPPAVAFLVSSFTASAGVSGAFLLLPFQVSVLGFTSPSVSPTNLIYNIVATPGGLYRFIREGRMVWPLTWAVITGTLPGVFSGAWIRVRYLTDPGAFKVFVGVLLLYLGLRLLRETAGCFMEYNSRAHNAGSNFGERYRTVGKGNGSKVPPGFSAGAGVRVRRFSYGKVEYEFMGQTFSFSTAAVFFLALAVGLIGGIYGIGGGAIIAPFCVSFLGLPVYTVAGAALAGTFLTSIGGVFFFSLLAATPAGAQAAVAPDWVLGALFGAGGLFGTYLGAWLQKFLPERFIRGTLGALVTFLAAQYILQFFFR from the coding sequence TTGTATTTTCCAGTTTCCGGCGTTGAAGTTTTTCCGCTGATTCCGCCGGCTGTCGCCTTTTTGGTTTCTTCCTTTACCGCTTCGGCGGGGGTATCGGGCGCCTTTCTGCTGCTGCCCTTCCAGGTCAGCGTGCTCGGTTTTACCAGTCCTTCGGTCAGTCCGACAAACCTTATTTATAACATTGTGGCCACGCCGGGAGGGCTTTACCGTTTTATCAGAGAGGGCCGCATGGTGTGGCCGCTAACCTGGGCGGTAATAACGGGCACCCTGCCCGGTGTTTTTTCCGGCGCCTGGATAAGAGTAAGGTACCTGACCGATCCAGGAGCCTTTAAGGTTTTCGTGGGGGTGCTTCTTTTGTACCTGGGGCTCCGGCTCCTGCGTGAAACTGCCGGCTGTTTCATGGAGTACAATAGCCGGGCACATAATGCCGGGAGCAATTTTGGAGAACGGTACAGGACGGTCGGGAAAGGAAACGGCTCAAAAGTTCCTCCGGGTTTTTCTGCGGGCGCCGGGGTGAGGGTCAGGCGCTTTTCGTATGGCAAGGTCGAATATGAATTTATGGGCCAAACTTTTTCATTCAGCACCGCCGCAGTGTTTTTCCTGGCCCTTGCGGTAGGTTTAATTGGAGGTATATACGGCATAGGGGGCGGAGCCATAATAGCGCCGTTCTGCGTTTCCTTTCTCGGTTTACCGGTCTATACCGTGGCCGGCGCCGCCCTGGCCGGCACATTTCTAACTTCCATAGGCGGGGTGTTTTTTTTCAGCCTGCTGGCGGCAACACCCGCCGGCGCCCAGGCTGCAGTGGCTCCGGACTGGGTGCTGGGGGCGCTGTTCGGCGCGGGCGGCCTTTTCGGCACTTACCTGGGCGCCTGGCTTCAGAAGTTCCTTCCGGAGAGGTTTATCCGCGGCACTTTGGGTGCCCTTGTTACCTTTCTTGCCGCCCAGTATATCCTGCAGTTTTTTTTCAGGTAG
- the AraJ gene encoding arabinose efflux permease, with translation MKENEDGRRSRRWLIGLVNFLLNFATQSSITFIPLLGAQLGASDFQVGLVGSVYGAAFLASSLFSGWKSDSMGRLLFVRWGLFISSAAFAAQLLASSVLLLMILRGAVGFALGITVAANLAFAFESGADMGKFSSYGSLGWIFGALAAALVGDIYLLFKISFLVCLSAFFLSLFFEEAPSIKFSAPPNLWHVLRRDYRIYLAVFLRHLGATAVWVILPLYLSCLGMDKFWIGLLWGINFFVQFVVMRHLDGFSEYKVFAFGQLLSIFVFVAYAFVAGKPFLVIVQVLLGVAWSCLYVGALLIVLRSGEERGTAGGVFQSTLNLCNAVGPLLGGLIAQGFGYRGVMFFAAALGVLGMLVAVPAGQKESGC, from the coding sequence TTGAAAGAGAATGAAGACGGGAGACGGTCCCGCCGGTGGCTGATCGGCCTGGTTAATTTTTTGCTTAACTTTGCCACCCAGAGTTCAATTACATTTATCCCCCTGTTGGGTGCCCAGCTGGGGGCTTCTGATTTTCAGGTGGGGCTGGTGGGCTCGGTCTACGGAGCCGCTTTTTTAGCTTCTTCCCTTTTTTCAGGGTGGAAGTCGGACAGCATGGGGAGGCTCCTTTTTGTGCGGTGGGGGCTTTTCATCAGCAGTGCGGCCTTTGCCGCCCAGCTTCTGGCCAGCAGCGTGCTGCTGCTGATGATCCTGCGCGGGGCGGTGGGCTTTGCCCTGGGCATTACTGTTGCAGCCAACCTTGCTTTTGCCTTTGAGTCTGGTGCCGATATGGGCAAATTCAGTTCTTACGGTTCTTTAGGCTGGATTTTTGGAGCTCTTGCAGCGGCACTGGTGGGGGATATTTACCTGCTTTTTAAAATCAGTTTCCTGGTCTGCCTGAGCGCCTTTTTCCTGTCCCTGTTTTTTGAAGAAGCCCCGTCTATCAAATTTTCCGCTCCGCCCAACCTCTGGCATGTATTGCGGAGGGATTACCGGATTTACCTGGCCGTATTTTTACGGCACCTGGGGGCCACGGCCGTATGGGTCATTCTTCCCCTCTACCTGTCCTGCCTGGGAATGGACAAATTCTGGATCGGCCTTTTGTGGGGGATTAATTTTTTTGTACAGTTTGTAGTGATGCGCCATCTTGACGGATTTTCGGAATATAAGGTTTTCGCCTTCGGGCAGCTGTTGTCCATTTTTGTTTTTGTGGCCTATGCCTTTGTTGCCGGCAAACCTTTCCTGGTTATTGTCCAGGTGCTTTTAGGAGTGGCCTGGTCCTGTCTGTACGTAGGCGCCCTGCTCATTGTCCTGCGCAGCGGGGAGGAAAGAGGGACGGCAGGCGGAGTCTTCCAGTCCACCCTGAATCTGTGTAACGCCGTGGGGCCGCTGCTGGGCGGTCTGATTGCCCAGGGGTTTGGCTACCGCGGGGTGATGTTCTTTGCCGCAGCCCTCGGCGTGTTGGGAATGCTGGTGGCCGTGCCGGCGGGACAGAAAGAGTCCGGGTGTTGA
- the Bfr gene encoding bacterioferritin (cytochrome b1) yields MAGQIQLEQVINGLNLDLSWEYAAMVQYIQHASMLTGPEYVAVISELQEHAREEHNHAVILSDLIQYLGGVPTVEVATRLTSLNNVEMLRQDLQAEYDAIRRYLQRIEQLEALHLYDSAQKIRNIAATEQEHAIDLEKALGIQKVRPGTAYPFTLSP; encoded by the coding sequence ATGGCCGGTCAAATACAGCTGGAACAGGTGATCAACGGTTTAAACCTGGACCTGTCCTGGGAGTACGCAGCCATGGTTCAGTACATCCAGCATGCCAGCATGCTCACGGGCCCGGAATATGTGGCGGTTATTAGCGAATTGCAGGAACATGCCAGGGAGGAGCATAACCATGCCGTCATCCTGAGCGACCTGATTCAGTACCTGGGCGGCGTTCCCACCGTGGAAGTGGCCACCAGGCTAACGTCCCTTAACAATGTAGAAATGCTGCGCCAGGACCTGCAGGCCGAGTATGACGCCATCCGCCGCTATTTGCAGCGTATTGAGCAACTGGAAGCACTTCACCTTTACGACTCGGCGCAAAAAATCAGAAATATTGCGGCAACGGAGCAGGAGCATGCCATTGATCTGGAAAAAGCCCTGGGCATCCAGAAAGTGCGGCCGGGTACGGCGTATCCCTTTACCCTCAGTCCATAG
- a CDS encoding hypothetical protein (containing partial IbpA (COG0071), molecular chaperone (small heat shock protein)), producing MNFSNKDWLKFALDLYEKTRDMGFMNGIDKNGLESLIDMAGKLNFSGPWPAQPGKGGKIQQEAAPAEQEKAENEAFWQQKSHPFYGGKQPAQTKSGRNIPVSVFETAGEVSIHIVLPELASRNDLALFISPEALELSGTMVCGGTAGGDKRTENFHKTVRLPAPVDPSGASAVYRNGTMYVRAPKKNFFSPQKIEVRFE from the coding sequence ATGAATTTTTCAAACAAAGACTGGCTTAAATTTGCCCTTGACCTGTACGAAAAAACCAGGGACATGGGCTTCATGAACGGAATTGACAAAAACGGTCTGGAGTCCTTAATAGATATGGCCGGTAAACTGAATTTCTCAGGCCCGTGGCCCGCGCAGCCCGGTAAAGGAGGCAAAATTCAGCAGGAAGCAGCCCCGGCAGAGCAGGAAAAAGCAGAAAATGAGGCTTTCTGGCAACAGAAATCACATCCTTTTTATGGCGGAAAGCAGCCGGCACAAACAAAAAGCGGCCGCAACATACCGGTATCGGTCTTTGAAACGGCCGGTGAAGTCAGTATTCATATTGTCCTTCCGGAGCTTGCCTCCCGGAACGACCTGGCCCTCTTTATCTCTCCGGAAGCGCTGGAGTTATCCGGGACCATGGTTTGCGGCGGAACTGCCGGAGGAGACAAAAGAACCGAAAATTTTCATAAAACAGTTCGCCTGCCGGCACCGGTAGACCCCTCCGGCGCCTCCGCCGTTTACCGGAACGGAACCATGTACGTCCGGGCACCTAAGAAAAATTTCTTTTCCCCTCAAAAAATCGAGGTCAGGTTCGAGTAG
- a CDS encoding hypothetical membrane protein translates to MVAQIIIGSFKINCIHSGAVLNIGEVIFSLPGNKIELSAGSNSFCSGDGITSIASKERQVPDSEKNSHS, encoded by the coding sequence ATGGTGGCGCAGATAATTATTGGCAGCTTTAAGATTAACTGCATTCATTCAGGTGCAGTTTTAAATATAGGAGAAGTTATCTTCAGCCTGCCCGGCAACAAGATCGAGCTGTCGGCAGGAAGCAATTCCTTTTGTTCCGGGGACGGCATAACTTCAATTGCTTCAAAAGAACGGCAGGTCCCTGACAGCGAAAAAAACTCGCATTCTTAA
- a CDS encoding hypothetical protein (containing partial Tar (COG0840), methyl-accepting chemotaxis protein): protein MKVCIIGGGRGGRAILDAFYNLKEVEIVGICDKNMDAPGIVLARQLKVPVYSDFNELIKKPGLNLIFEVTGNEKVSEAIINSCPPGVFVVNAHAAKLMMDLIEKNNSLLRQLEEQAQHLAEVAQEINQAMKLIVTAIEEIAQGAKNLNLHTEKLSSSARETEGHLKETGSILEFIQGVGDQTKLLGLNAAIEAARAGEHGRGFTIVAQEIRKMADNSANSAKQINVILKNIEKSVTVIVHNIEEASNIIQKQAAATSEVVGATKKVNDTVEQLYAVATKLASIK, encoded by the coding sequence GTGAAGGTATGCATAATCGGCGGAGGCCGGGGCGGAAGAGCTATTCTGGATGCCTTTTATAATTTAAAAGAGGTTGAAATCGTAGGCATCTGCGACAAAAACATGGATGCTCCCGGCATAGTTCTGGCCCGGCAGTTAAAAGTGCCTGTTTACAGCGATTTTAACGAATTAATTAAAAAGCCCGGCCTGAATCTTATATTTGAGGTTACCGGAAACGAAAAGGTCAGCGAAGCAATCATAAATTCATGTCCTCCCGGAGTTTTTGTGGTAAACGCCCACGCTGCCAAATTGATGATGGATTTGATTGAGAAAAACAACAGTTTGCTCCGCCAGTTAGAAGAACAGGCCCAGCACCTGGCCGAGGTGGCCCAGGAAATTAACCAGGCCATGAAACTTATTGTGACGGCAATCGAAGAAATTGCCCAGGGAGCCAAAAACTTAAACCTTCACACCGAAAAGCTCAGTTCCTCGGCCAGGGAAACCGAAGGCCACCTCAAAGAGACCGGGTCCATCCTGGAGTTTATTCAGGGTGTGGGGGACCAAACCAAGCTGCTCGGCTTAAATGCGGCAATTGAAGCGGCCCGCGCCGGGGAGCACGGCCGCGGTTTTACCATTGTGGCCCAGGAAATACGCAAAATGGCCGATAACAGCGCCAACAGCGCCAAGCAGATCAACGTTATCCTGAAAAATATTGAAAAGTCGGTCACGGTAATTGTTCATAATATAGAGGAGGCGAGCAATATTATTCAGAAGCAGGCGGCGGCCACCAGCGAGGTGGTGGGGGCCACCAAGAAGGTTAACGACACCGTCGAGCAGCTTTACGCGGTAGCCACCAAACTGGCATCGATCAAGTAG
- a CDS encoding hypothetical protein (containing AbrB regulators of stationary/sporulation gene expression (COG2002) domain) produces the protein MKATGIVRRIDDLGRVVIPKEIRRTMRIREGDPLEIFTDREGEVILKKYSPIGELGEFASEYADSLNEALGHISCIADKDSIIAVAGAPKKQLLNKQISPDVEKVMADRKVVVFNEPCFLTFDEDISYNSAVIAPIIAEGDAVGAVIIASKEPGVQMGTLETKLAETAAGFLAKQMES, from the coding sequence GTGAAGGCAACGGGAATCGTGCGCCGTATTGACGACCTTGGCAGGGTGGTGATACCGAAGGAAATAAGGCGGACGATGAGAATCAGGGAAGGGGATCCCCTGGAGATCTTCACCGACAGGGAAGGGGAAGTTATTCTGAAGAAGTATTCACCAATCGGTGAACTGGGTGAGTTCGCTTCAGAATACGCCGATTCATTAAACGAAGCGCTCGGCCACATCTCCTGCATAGCGGACAAGGATTCCATCATTGCGGTGGCGGGAGCGCCCAAGAAACAGTTACTGAACAAGCAGATCAGCCCCGACGTGGAAAAAGTAATGGCGGACCGGAAGGTGGTAGTTTTTAATGAACCCTGCTTTTTAACCTTTGATGAAGACATCAGCTACAACTCTGCCGTGATTGCGCCGATCATTGCCGAAGGCGACGCGGTGGGAGCGGTGATTATTGCCTCGAAAGAGCCCGGCGTGCAAATGGGTACGCTTGAAACAAAGCTTGCCGAAACCGCCGCAGGTTTTCTGGCAAAACAAATGGAATCGTAG
- the ThiS gene encoding sulfur transfer protein (involved in thiamine biosynthesis), producing MKIILNGREEVLEEGMTVAGLVALKGVNPDAVIVEYNYSLVKKEDWAGITLKENDRLEILRFVGGG from the coding sequence TTGAAAATAATTTTAAACGGCCGGGAGGAAGTGCTGGAGGAAGGCATGACCGTGGCCGGGCTTGTTGCTTTAAAAGGGGTCAACCCCGATGCCGTCATTGTCGAGTACAACTATTCCCTGGTTAAGAAGGAGGATTGGGCCGGCATAACCCTCAAAGAAAACGACCGGCTTGAAATACTGAGATTTGTGGGGGGAGGATAA
- the ThiG gene encoding Uncharacterized enzyme (thiazole biosynthesis): MEDTFKIGGRELTSRLFLGTGKFSSNRLIPEAVRASGAQVVTVALRRIDLEYEEENIAAYVPKDCILMPNTSGARNAQEAVRIARLARAAGCGNWVKIEVITDNRYLLPDNYETIKATEILAAEGFVVLPYMSPDLMVAKKLAEAGAAAVMPLGAPIGSNRGLRTKELVRILIDEIPLPIIVDAGLGRPSEAAEAMEMGAAAVLVNTAIATAGDPVAMARAFGLAVKAGRLAYLAGPGETQEYARASSPLTGFLRD; encoded by the coding sequence ATGGAAGACACATTCAAGATCGGTGGACGGGAGCTTACAAGCCGGTTGTTCCTGGGTACGGGCAAGTTTTCTTCCAACAGGCTCATTCCCGAAGCGGTCAGGGCTTCAGGCGCCCAGGTGGTGACCGTGGCTTTAAGGAGGATAGATCTGGAGTACGAGGAGGAGAATATTGCCGCCTACGTTCCAAAGGACTGCATTTTAATGCCCAACACTTCCGGGGCCAGAAACGCCCAGGAAGCGGTGCGGATTGCCAGGCTGGCCAGGGCCGCCGGATGCGGCAACTGGGTTAAAATTGAGGTTATCACAGACAACAGGTACCTGCTGCCGGACAACTACGAGACCATAAAGGCCACCGAAATTCTGGCCGCCGAGGGGTTTGTGGTTCTGCCCTACATGAGTCCGGACCTGATGGTGGCCAAAAAGCTGGCCGAGGCAGGCGCGGCGGCGGTAATGCCCCTGGGCGCCCCGATCGGCAGCAATCGCGGCTTGAGAACAAAGGAACTGGTGAGAATTCTGATCGACGAAATACCCCTGCCCATTATCGTGGATGCCGGACTGGGGCGGCCCTCTGAGGCGGCAGAGGCCATGGAAATGGGCGCGGCGGCGGTACTGGTAAACACGGCCATAGCCACGGCGGGGGACCCGGTAGCTATGGCCAGGGCCTTTGGCCTGGCCGTTAAAGCCGGCCGGCTGGCCTACCTGGCCGGACCGGGAGAGACCCAGGAGTACGCCAGGGCTTCCTCGCCGCTGACCGGTTTCTTGAGGGATTAG
- the ThiH gene encoding thiamine biosynthesis enzyme ThiH and related uncharacterized enzymes, whose translation MSFYEVRKEYAGFDFKGFFAGVTVDRVKRALSKSRLTEWDYLALLSPAAEECLEEMARKAHRLTVQHFGRVILLYTPLYLANYCVNRCVYCGFKANNRLERKKLTPAEVEREAGIIAATGLKHILILTGESRRHSPVSYIRECVKILKKYFTSISIEIYPLEESEYAELIAAGVDGLTIYQEVYDEEVYAELHPAGPKRNYRYRLEAPERACRAGMRTVNVGALLGLHDWRTEAFFTGLHASYLQDTFPDVEVSISPPRMRPQLGGFQPRVKVNDKDLVQYMLAFRLYMPRGGITISTRERAELRDHLVRLGATKMSAGSCTAVGGRSGHESTGQFEISDGRSVAEMARMLYDQGYQPVYKDWQMI comes from the coding sequence ATGAGCTTTTACGAGGTGCGGAAAGAGTACGCCGGTTTCGACTTTAAAGGGTTCTTTGCAGGGGTTACTGTTGACCGGGTTAAGAGGGCGCTTTCAAAAAGCCGTCTGACCGAATGGGACTACCTGGCCCTGCTTTCCCCGGCGGCGGAGGAGTGCCTGGAAGAAATGGCCCGGAAAGCCCACCGCCTGACCGTGCAGCATTTCGGAAGGGTGATTTTGCTTTACACCCCCCTCTACCTGGCCAATTACTGCGTCAACCGGTGCGTGTACTGCGGCTTCAAGGCAAACAACAGGCTGGAAAGGAAGAAGCTTACGCCGGCCGAGGTGGAGAGGGAGGCCGGGATAATTGCGGCTACCGGCTTAAAGCACATCCTTATTCTGACCGGGGAATCCCGCCGTCATTCTCCCGTTTCATATATCAGGGAATGTGTTAAGATCCTGAAAAAATATTTTACCTCAATCAGCATTGAAATTTATCCTCTGGAAGAAAGCGAGTACGCCGAGCTTATTGCCGCCGGGGTGGACGGCCTGACCATCTACCAGGAGGTTTACGACGAAGAAGTGTACGCCGAACTTCACCCGGCCGGGCCGAAGAGAAACTACCGCTACCGGCTGGAAGCCCCTGAGCGGGCCTGCCGGGCCGGGATGAGGACGGTCAACGTGGGTGCCTTGCTCGGGCTGCACGACTGGCGGACGGAGGCCTTCTTTACCGGATTGCATGCCAGCTACCTGCAGGATACCTTCCCGGATGTCGAGGTCAGTATTTCCCCGCCCCGGATGCGCCCGCAACTGGGAGGATTTCAGCCCAGGGTGAAGGTGAACGATAAGGACCTGGTCCAGTATATGCTGGCTTTCAGGCTGTATATGCCCAGAGGTGGAATTACCATTTCCACCAGGGAGAGGGCCGAACTGCGGGACCATCTGGTCAGGCTTGGGGCCACCAAAATGTCGGCCGGTTCCTGCACGGCCGTGGGCGGGCGGTCGGGCCATGAATCCACCGGGCAGTTTGAAATATCCGACGGGCGCAGCGTGGCCGAAATGGCCAGGATGCTCTACGACCAGGGCTACCAGCCGGTTTACAAAGACTGGCAGATGATCTAG
- a CDS encoding predicted dinucleotide-utilizing enzyme (ThiF/HesA family): MNAFETALAGILGKEKLAAIQRLKVGIAGAGGLGSNCAAFLVRSGFKRFRIVDFDVVESGNLNRQFYFAAQVGKSKVAALKENLLLINPGLEIEALPEKIDEGNVTALFSCCDVVVEALDRAEYKRMLVEACLGTGKLLVAASGLAGWGRSDGIKIHRVKENFYLVGDLVSEAGPGCPAMAPGVSVAAAKQADVILAYFLENLAGRDCCG, translated from the coding sequence ATGAACGCTTTTGAGACGGCCCTGGCCGGAATTCTGGGGAAAGAGAAACTGGCAGCAATCCAGAGGCTGAAGGTGGGCATTGCCGGCGCCGGCGGGCTGGGCTCCAATTGCGCCGCCTTTCTTGTGCGCAGCGGTTTTAAAAGGTTCAGGATCGTGGACTTCGACGTGGTGGAGAGCGGCAATCTGAACAGGCAGTTTTATTTTGCCGCCCAGGTGGGGAAAAGCAAGGTGGCCGCCCTGAAGGAAAACCTGCTGCTGATCAATCCGGGGCTGGAAATAGAGGCCCTGCCTGAAAAAATTGACGAGGGCAATGTTACCGCCCTTTTTTCCTGCTGCGACGTGGTGGTGGAGGCGCTTGACCGGGCCGAGTACAAGAGAATGCTCGTGGAAGCCTGCCTGGGTACGGGCAAGCTTTTGGTAGCGGCCTCCGGCCTGGCCGGGTGGGGGAGAAGCGACGGCATTAAAATCCACCGGGTTAAAGAAAATTTTTATCTGGTAGGAGACCTGGTATCAGAAGCCGGGCCGGGCTGTCCTGCCATGGCTCCGGGAGTCAGCGTGGCGGCGGCAAAGCAGGCCGATGTTATATTGGCCTATTTTTTGGAAAATCTTGCAGGGAGGGATTGCTGTGGTTAG
- the ThiE gene encoding thiamine monophosphate synthase, with protein sequence MVRRRGLSGLLEADIYGITAWEYSLGRSNIEVVAQMIEAGIKVIQYREKERPARQKYEECLKIREMTREAGVTFIVNDHVDLALLVDADGVHLGQDDLPADRVRELVGDKMIIGLSTHSPAQARAAEKMGVDYIGVGPIFATKTKKDVCDPVGLEYLEFVVKNISLPFVAIGGIKEHNIAEVSSRGAKCIALVTEIVGAEDIKAKVRALRAIISRKED encoded by the coding sequence GTGGTTAGGCGGAGGGGCTTGTCCGGCCTGCTGGAGGCGGACATTTACGGGATTACCGCCTGGGAGTATTCTCTGGGCAGGAGCAATATTGAGGTTGTGGCGCAGATGATCGAGGCCGGCATTAAAGTCATCCAGTACAGGGAAAAGGAGCGGCCGGCCCGGCAGAAGTACGAGGAGTGCCTGAAAATCAGGGAAATGACCAGGGAGGCCGGCGTTACTTTTATAGTCAACGATCACGTCGACCTGGCCCTGCTGGTTGACGCGGACGGGGTCCACCTGGGCCAGGACGACCTGCCTGCGGACAGGGTCAGGGAACTGGTGGGAGACAAAATGATTATCGGCCTTTCTACCCACTCGCCGGCTCAGGCCAGGGCCGCGGAAAAGATGGGAGTTGACTATATCGGGGTAGGCCCTATTTTTGCCACAAAGACCAAGAAGGACGTGTGCGACCCGGTGGGCCTGGAATACCTGGAGTTCGTGGTCAAGAACATCAGTCTGCCTTTTGTGGCCATAGGCGGCATAAAAGAGCACAACATTGCGGAGGTAAGCAGCAGAGGGGCCAAATGCATAGCACTGGTTACGGAAATAGTGGGGGCTGAAGACATAAAGGCCAAGGTGCGCGCCCTCCGTGCCATTATCAGCCGGAAGGAGGATTAA